A window of the Gossypium hirsutum isolate 1008001.06 chromosome A05, Gossypium_hirsutum_v2.1, whole genome shotgun sequence genome harbors these coding sequences:
- the LOC121228992 gene encoding 3-phosphoinositide-dependent protein kinase 2, which yields MDKKFITMENRTAYVKLERIVLDQLDHPGIMRLYFTFQDNFSLYMALEPCEGGELFDQINRKGRLSEDEARFYAAEVVDALEYIHNMGLMHRDIKPENLLLIKDGHIKIADFGSVKPMQDSRITVLPNASSDDKACTFVGTATYVPPEVLNSSPATFGNDLWALGCTLYQMLSGTSPFKDTSERLIFQRIIARDIRLPDYFSEEARDLIEKLLDLDPSRRPGAGPDGYAALKTHPFFRRIEWSNLRTQTPPELVLETGVRCHKHKLSLIIYGVLH from the exons ATGGACAAAAAGTTCATCACCATGGAAAATAGAACAGCTTATGTAAAATTGGAACGTATCGTGCTTGACCAACTGGACCATCCTGGTATTATGCGACTCTATTTTACATTTCAAGATAATTTCTCACTAT ACATGGCACTTGAACCCTGTGAAGGTGGAGAACTTTTTGACCAAATAAACAGA AAAGGTCGGTTATCGGAGGATGAAGCTCGGTTCTATGCTGCAGAGGTTGTAGATGCTCTTGAATATATACACAACATGGGATTGATGCATAGAGATATTAAG CCGGAGAATTTGCTTCTTATTAAAGATGGGCATATCAAGATTGCTGACTTTGGCAGTGTAAAGCCCATGCAGGATAGCCGAATAACAGTCCTTCCTAATGCATCCtcag ATGACAAGGCCTGCACGTTTGTGGGGACAGCCACTTATGTTCCTCCTGAAGTCTTGAACTCTTCTCCAGCAACTTTTGG AAATGACCTCTGGGCACTAGGCTGCACCTTGTACCAAATGCTTTCAGGGACTTCTCCCTTTAAAGATACAAGTGAAAGGCTTATATTTCAAAGAATTATAGCCAGAGATATAAGATTGCCAGATTATTTTTCTGAAGAAGCCAGAGACCTCATTGAAAAGCTATTG GATCTAGATCCCAGTAGACGACCAGGTGCTGGACCTGATGGTTATGCCGCACTGAAAACGCATCCTTTCTTTAGGAGAATTGAGTGGAGTAATTTAAGAACACAAACTCCTCCTGAACTTGTTTTAGAGACAGGGGTAAGATGTCACAAGCACAAGCTTTCACTCATTATATATGGAGTTTTGCATTAG
- the LOC121229675 gene encoding UDP-glucose 4-epimerase 2-like — MANNILVTGGAGFIGSHTVLELLVGGYNAVVVDNLNNSSDVAITRVKDLAGRYGNNLYFHQLDLRDKPALQNVFTERKIDAVIHFAGLKAVGESMKKPLMYYSNNIVGAITLLEVMEAYGCKNLVFSSSAAVYGWPKEVPCREEFPVSAINPYGRTKPIIEEICRDIQHADPEWKIILLRYFNPVGAHQSGYIGEHPRGTPNNLLKHWPAMQH; from the coding sequence ATGGCAAATAACATTTTGGTGACTGGTGGTGCTGGTTTTATTGGAAGCCACACTGTGCTAGAGCTACTAGTGGGAGGCTACAATGCAGTGGTGGTGGACAATCTCAACAATTCCTCTGACGTTGCCATCACAAGAGTCAAAGATCTCGCCGGCCGGTACGGCAACAACCTTTACTTTCACCAGCTTGACCTTCGAGACAAACCTGCGCTGCAAAATGTATTTACGGAAAGAAAAATTGATGCTGTCATACACTTTGCTGGACTGAAAGCCGTAGGTGAAAGCATGAAGAAACCATTGATGTATTACAGCAACAATATCGTTGGGGCAATCACGTTGTTGGAAGTAATGGAAGCCTATGGATGCAAAAATCTAGTATTTTCATCATCAGCTGCCGTCTACGGTTGGCCAAAGGAGGTTCCATGTAGAGAAGAGTTCCCTGTGTCTGCCATCAATCCTTATGGAAGAACCAAGCCTATAATTGAAGAGATTTGTAGGGACATACAACATGCAGACCCAGAGTGGAAGATCATATTGCTGAGATACTTTAACCCTGTTGGTGCACATCAAAGTGGCTATATCGGAGAACATCCCCGTGGAACTCCAAACAATCTGTTGAagcattggcctgcaatgcaacattGA
- the LOC121229676 gene encoding uncharacterized protein produces the protein MTDQEKPTEKPNPFLLNVEATLVGLTLEMEERDEKMVPPAHLNPKSSNHMVDLAKTREAKIKRLEEIILEAKLELARLTKKRRLKYCCFSLFRSSNSSQESFIG, from the exons ATGACTGATCAAGAGAAACCAACCGAGAAACCGAATCCTTTCCTACTAAATGTGGAAGCAACACTAGTGGGATTAACATTGGAAATGGAAGAAAGGGACGAAAAGATG GTTCCTCCAGCACATTTGAATCCCAAATCTTCTAATCATATGGTTGATTTGGCAAAGACTCGTGAAGCAAAGATAAAGAGATTGGAAGAAATTATCTTAGAAGCCAAGCTGGAGTTGGCCAGGTTAACAAAGAAACGACGGCTGAAATATTGCTGCTTCTCGTTATTTCGTTCCAGTAATAGCAGTCAAGAATCTTTTATTGGTTAA
- the LOC121229677 gene encoding protein PSK SIMULATOR 1, whose amino-acid sequence MVAESWFRSFWKIPRRHEGGSERVEIGVLAFEVASLMSKLVHLWRRLSDKQVSRLREEIMTCVGIKKLVSEDEGYIGHLICVEMIETVTHVAKSVARLAKKCSDPGLKSFELAFTELVQIGADPYCWTFSLKKMDKKVKKMERYISVNATLYQEMEMLLDLEQTLRRMKASGAEPENLLEFQKKVMWKQHEVKNLREMSLWSRTYDYTIRLTTRSIFTVFVSIKHVFGIEQNVDDGDLRAASINRCQSVSTLMQSSVHRTDNTSLTRFSSGPFGMFSTKSGPISKPNKTNYFHSGPLGDSTTKSGSLARKNGNFNFHLGPLERSTAKSGQLLGMDKISKKIWQTNNHPSAANGKKPHLKSNRLTQVGPFKGCIIDADDAIHSGILSGIKAGNLNPPEGNAVQTSSLVFRSQCRLLDAPPETLAGSALALHYANVIIVIEKLAASPHLIGNDARDDLYNMLPASVRAALRARLKPYAKSLTSSVFDTELAEDWTEAMAAILEWLAPLAHNMIRWQSERSFEQQNFVSGTNALLVQTLYFANREKTEAAIIEILVGLNYVWRLGRELNAKALQECASSRNFDECLYL is encoded by the coding sequence atggTAGCGGAGTCTTGGTTTCGTAGTTTTTGGAAAATTCCGCGGAGGCATGAAGGAGGTTCTGAGAGAGTTGAAATTGGAGTATTAGCATTTGAAGTTGCAAGCTTGATGTCTAAGCTTGTGCATCTATGGCGGCGTCTAAGTGATAAGCAGGTTAGTAGGTTGAGAGAGGAGATCATGACTTGTGTGGGGATTAAGAAGCTGGTATCTGAAGATGAAGGTTACATTGGACACTTGATATGTGTAGAAATGATTGAAACTGTTACACATGTGGCGAAGTCCGTGGCTAGGCTTGCAAAGAAATGTAGTGATCCAGGTTTGAAGAGTTTTGAACTTGCTTTCACTGAGTTAGTCCAGATTGGGGCTGACCCTTATTGTTGGACATTTTCCTTAAAGAAAATGGACAAGAAAGTGAAGAAGATGGAACGGTACATTTCAGTGAATGCAACTTTGTATCAAGAGATGGAAATGCTCCTGGATCTTGAGCAAACTCTAAGGAGGATGAAAGCCAGTGGTGCAGAGCCAGAGAATTTGCTTGAATTTCAGAAGAAGGTTATGTGGAAGCAGCATGAAGTGAAGAATCTTCGGGAGATGTCTCTTTGGAGTAGGACTTATGATTATACAATTCGACTTACAACAAGATCAATATTCACAGTTTTTGTTAGTATCAAACATGTCTTTGGAATTGAACAAAATGTAGATGATGGAGATTTGAGGGCAGCTTCTATAAATCGCTGCCAATCAGTTTCCACCTTGATGCAATCTTCTGTTCATCGCACTGATAATACTAGCCTTACCAGGTTTTCTTCTGGCCCCTTTGGAATGTTTAGCACAAAATCAGGCCCGATTTCAAAaccaaataaaacaaattatttcCATTCTGGGCCTCTTGGTGACTCAACTACAAAATCAGGTTCTCTTGCTCGAAAGAATGGAAATTTCAACTTCCATTTAGGTCCACTTGAGAGGTCTACAGCGAAGTCAGGGCAACTTTTGGGCATGGATAAGATCAGCAAGAAGATTTGGCAGACTAACAACCACCCTTCCGCTGCTAATGGAAAAAAACCACATTTGAAAAGCAATAGATTGACTCAAGTGGGACCTTTCAAAGGCTGCATTATAGATGCAGATGATGCTATTCATTCAGGAATTCTTAGTGGAATCAAAGCCGGAAATCTTAATCCTCCTGAAGGAAATGCTGTTCAAACTAGTTCGCTGGTGTTTAGATCTCAGTGCAGGTTGTTGGATGCTCCGCCTGAAACTCTTGCGGGTTCTGCTTTAGCACTGCACTATGCAAATGTTATCATTGTCATTGAGAAGTTAGCAGCATCTCCTCACTTGATTGGTAATGATGCTAGAGATGATCTGTACAACATGTTACCTGCAAGTGTGAGAGCTGCACTGAGGGCAAGGCTAAAACCATATGCAAAGAGCTTAACTTCATCAGTTTTTGATACAGAGCTTGCTGAAGACTGGACTGAGGCAATGGCTGCAATATTAGAGTGGTTGGCGCCACTAGCTCATAACATGATTAGATGGCAATCTGAGCGGAGTTTTGAACAGCAGAACTTTGTTTCTGGGACTAATGCGCTTCTGGTTCAGACTCTCTACTTTGCAAACCGAGAAAAGACTGAAGCAGCAATCATCGAGATTCTTGTTGGTCTGAATTATGTTTGGAGACTTGGTAGAGAACTCAATGCAAAGGCTCTACAGGAGTGTGCAAGCAGTAGAAACTTTGATGAATGTTTGTATCTATAG